The following proteins come from a genomic window of Maribacter sp. HTCC2170:
- the fabD gene encoding ACP S-malonyltransferase produces MNAYIFPGQGAQFVGMGLDLYEKYPLAQELFEKANEILGFSITDIMFEGTPEDLKQTKVTQPAIFLHSVILSKVMGDGFKPDMVAGHSLGEFSALVANGSLNFEDGLRLVSQRAQAMQKACELQPSTMAAVLGLADEVVENICKKTSGIVVAANYNCPGQLVISGEVEAIDTACENLKKAGARRALVLPVGGAFHSPLMEPAREELASAIESTEFAMPQCPIYQNVTTTAVIDSDEIKKNLISQLTAPVRWTQSVQNMVKDGAILFTEVGPGKVLQGLVRKIERVSQTTSAIID; encoded by the coding sequence ATGAATGCATATATATTCCCAGGTCAAGGAGCTCAATTCGTAGGAATGGGACTCGACCTTTATGAAAAGTATCCTTTGGCGCAAGAATTATTTGAAAAAGCCAATGAAATTCTTGGTTTCTCTATTACAGATATAATGTTCGAGGGTACTCCCGAAGATTTAAAGCAAACTAAAGTTACGCAACCTGCAATATTTCTTCATTCAGTAATACTTAGCAAAGTAATGGGCGATGGTTTTAAGCCAGACATGGTTGCAGGACATTCCCTTGGGGAATTTTCGGCCTTAGTGGCCAATGGCTCTTTGAATTTTGAGGATGGGCTTCGATTGGTTTCCCAAAGAGCTCAGGCAATGCAAAAGGCATGTGAATTACAGCCGAGTACAATGGCAGCTGTTCTGGGACTTGCCGATGAAGTTGTTGAGAATATATGTAAGAAAACTTCGGGAATTGTGGTGGCAGCGAACTACAATTGCCCTGGGCAATTGGTTATTTCTGGAGAAGTTGAGGCCATTGACACTGCTTGTGAAAATTTAAAAAAAGCTGGTGCTCGTAGGGCATTGGTTTTGCCGGTGGGAGGAGCATTTCACTCACCATTGATGGAGCCTGCACGAGAAGAATTAGCATCAGCTATAGAAAGCACCGAGTTTGCCATGCCTCAATGTCCCATTTATCAAAATGTGACCACTACTGCGGTAATTGATTCAGATGAGATTAAGAAGAATTTGATTTCACAATTGACAGCACCAGTCAGGTGGACACAAAGTGTACAAAATATGGTTAAAGACGGAGCCATATTGTTTACAGAAGTTGGTCCGGGCAAAGTATTACAAGGCTTGGTTCGAAAAATTGAACGAGTGTCTCAAACAACCTCTGCAATTATCGATTAG
- a CDS encoding gamma carbonic anhydrase family protein, translated as MIIKPVKGKSPQIGEDCFIAENATIVGEVTMGTQCSIWFNAVVRGDVHFIKMGNKVNVQDGAVIHCTYQKSPTTIGDNVSIGHNALVHGCTIKDNVLIGMGSIIMDDCIIESNSIIAAGAVVTKGTHVPSGTVFAGMPAKKIKDISPELSSGEIDRIANNYVKYSGWFKED; from the coding sequence ATGATAATAAAACCAGTAAAAGGAAAATCACCACAAATAGGAGAAGATTGTTTTATAGCAGAAAATGCTACGATCGTGGGTGAAGTCACAATGGGAACTCAGTGCAGTATTTGGTTCAATGCTGTAGTTCGAGGGGATGTGCATTTCATTAAAATGGGTAACAAAGTAAATGTGCAAGATGGTGCCGTGATACATTGCACATATCAAAAGTCTCCAACGACAATAGGTGATAATGTTTCAATTGGTCATAATGCTCTTGTGCATGGGTGCACTATAAAGGATAATGTTTTAATAGGCATGGGTAGTATAATCATGGATGATTGCATTATTGAAAGCAATAGTATCATTGCTGCTGGTGCAGTAGTGACCAAAGGAACACATGTTCCTTCTGGAACTGTTTTTGCAGGTATGCCAGCAAAAAAAATCAAAGATATTAGTCCTGAACTTAGCTCAGGTGAGATAGACAGGATAGCCAATAATTATGTGAAGTATTCAGGTTGGTTTAAAGAAGATTAA
- a CDS encoding LytR/AlgR family response regulator transcription factor — MKLKALIVEDEAGSREILRNYLSKYCTNVMVQGEAASIKEALEFIDKNELDLVFLDVEMPYGNAFDLLDQVKERTFETVFVTAYNQYAMDALNNHAAYYLMKPINIDELIKAVEYVVEIKAKEDALEDKVLQPKLKSVEGKITLPQQDGFQVLNVADILYCKADDNYTEIHLENKKILVSKTLKYFEEALSQFSFARIHKSFLVNVNEVIKYRKGKGGSVIVSNGKELLVSASKKKELLSYF; from the coding sequence ATGAAGTTAAAAGCGCTTATTGTTGAGGACGAAGCAGGGAGTAGAGAGATACTTAGGAACTATTTGTCGAAATATTGTACAAATGTGATGGTGCAAGGTGAAGCGGCATCGATTAAAGAGGCGCTTGAATTTATTGACAAAAATGAATTGGATCTTGTTTTTTTAGATGTTGAAATGCCCTATGGTAATGCTTTTGACCTTTTGGATCAGGTTAAAGAACGAACATTTGAGACTGTATTTGTTACCGCTTATAACCAATATGCGATGGATGCTTTGAACAATCATGCGGCATATTATCTAATGAAACCAATAAATATTGATGAATTGATCAAGGCGGTTGAATATGTTGTCGAGATCAAAGCGAAAGAAGATGCTCTAGAGGATAAGGTATTACAGCCTAAGCTTAAGAGTGTTGAAGGGAAAATAACGTTGCCGCAACAAGATGGTTTCCAAGTGCTGAATGTTGCTGATATTTTATATTGTAAGGCTGATGATAATTACACAGAGATTCATCTCGAAAACAAAAAAATATTGGTCAGTAAAACCCTTAAATATTTTGAGGAAGCTCTATCTCAATTCTCTTTTGCACGCATTCATAAGTCTTTTTTGGTAAATGTGAATGAAGTGATTAAATATAGAAAGGGCAAGGGCGGTAGTGTAATAGTTTCGAATGGTAAAGAACTTTTGGTTTCAGCCTCTAAAAAGAAGGAGTTATTGTCTTATTTTTGA